The genome window CAAGCTTTTTATAAGCTTTTTTTATTTCTTCGGTCGTTGCCGTTTTATTCACACCCAATATTTTATAATAATCGATATAAGGCATAATCTCTTATTTTTAAACCATACACTTTAAACAAAATTTCCGTAAAGATGTTCTTTAAACATGGAAACTATATTTTTTTAAATACACTTACAAAGATACACAACGAATCAAATTTTTTAAAGTTAAAATTGTTTCTACAAGATGCTCAATTTCATTACTTTAACATAAATAAAATATATAAGCTATAAATATTATTATTTTCTACTTTTTTCTGATGAGTGTTAAGATTAGATACGACTGAGCAAAATTCTAAAACGACTTTCAACCTGATAGAAGTGATTTCCAATGACAATTGCAGGAAGCTCCCAAAGGATAAAAACCGGTTCCATTCATCGAGACATAACTACCAAATCCGATTTTACACTCATGCCCTAATATATAATCATCTATTTTCGTCAATTCGAAAATAAAAACCAATATAAATATATCCGTTTATCCTTTTCCTACCGGCAAAGGCAACACCTCACCACTCTATATTCCTACTAAATTGAACTAAGAAATAATTACCAATCCACCGGCATATTATTCTCCAGTAATTTATAATCTGAAAAATAATTCATATTAAAAAATGACTTACATTCGGTATCCTTAGCCTCAAGCATCTTCACCCCGTAAGCCGGTAATAATTTATTTAATGAAAATTCGTGTTGAGAGATCATCCGGTTTATAACAGGGAAAAAATCGATTGAAAATAAAGATGGAAACAATTGTATTTTCCCATCTTCCTGTTTCCAAAATACAGCTTCATATCCTCCCCCTTCCTCGATCAATCGACGTATCATCCACGGAGTCATTAAGGGCATATCACAGGTGTGCACCAATAAATATTTTGCATTTACTTGCTGCATAACCGACCAAATTCCTCCTAAAGGACCCATACCGGGAATGATATCAGGTATTATCGGATATTTAGAAATGTCGTACCATTCTCCGTTTCCGCTTACATACACTTCGTAACAAAACGGCTGGATCAATGTAAAGGCCTTATGAAGGAATGTTTTTCCTTGTAGCGTAGCCAAAGCTTTATTAGACCCGAATCGGGAACTTTTTCCTCCAGCCAGAACCAACCCTGTAATCTCTGGCTTTATCATATCACAGTTTTGAGATTAGTTATAATACCGTTTTCTAACCTACAGTAACATAAGTCGGTCACAACCAAAAGAAACAATTTATACAAAACAGACCTTTTCATATCGTTTATTACAATACTTCTTTCCAGTGATGGAAGTTTGAATTTATAGTATCGATTACCTCTTTTGTACGTCCGTTTATCATAAGTTTAAACATTGATTGCGCAAACCCGATCATTTGTCCCAGTTCTATTTTGGGTGGCATCGCCAACGCGTTAGGATCAGTCATCACATTTACTAAAACAGGACCTTCCGATGCCAAGGCTTTAGGTAAAACCGAAACCACTTCATCGGGATGTGAAATGGTAAAACCCTCCATCCCCATTGCTTTTGCTATCAGAAAAAAATCAGGGTTATACATATCGGTTTGCCAATCGGGTAATCCGGCAACTTCCATTTCGAGTTTTACCATACCTAATGCACGGTTATTGAAAACAATTATTTTTATAGGTAATTTATATTGTACGATAGTCGCCAAATCTCCTAACAGCATAGAAATTCCTCCATCCCCGCAAATCGCGATAACTTCCCTCCCCGGGTAAGCAAATGCAGCTCCTATAGCCTGCGGCATCGCATTTGCCATAGAACCATGATTAAACGATCCCAGCATTTTCCTTTTTCCGGTGGCATGCAAATAACGCGCGCCCCATACACAACTCATTCCTGTATCGACAGTAAAAATGGCATCATCTGCTGCTAACGAATCAATTACAGCCGCAACATATTCGGGATGTATTCTATCAATACTTCCCTGTTCTTTAATATAAGATTCGAGATTTTTTTTCACGCTTTTATATCTCGAAAGTTGTTCTTTCAAGAATGAATTGTCTTTTTTCTGTTCAATAAGAGGCAAAAGTGCTTCCAATGTATCTTTTACATCTCCACAAATACCCATATCTACTTTTGCCCGTCTCCCTATGCGCTCGGCCTTAGTATCTATCTGAACAATGATATTATTTTCGGGCATAAAATTGGCATACGGGAAATCGGTTCCCAATAATAACAATATTTCCGCCTCCTGCATACTGAAATATCCAGAAGGCATTCCCAACAGTCCGGTAAGTCCCACTTCATTGGGATTGTCATATTGTATCTCCATTTTACTTTTGAACGTGTAAGCAACAGGAGCGTTCAGCTTTTTCGACAGTTCAACCAACTCGGTGTGAGCATCTTTTGCGCCTATACCACAATATAATGTCACCTTTTGTGCCCTATTGAGAAAAGAAGCGAGTTTTTCGAGAACTTGTCTATCTGGTTTCGTTTCAGGTGCTGTTTTAAACGGATTCATAGCCGTTTCAATCTCTACTGCCTCCTTGGCGGCTAAATCGCCCGGCAATCCGATCACACCCACTCCTTTTTCAGAAATGGCCGCTTGCATAGCTCCTTGTAACATACGAGGCAATTGTTTGGGTGTAACCGCCATTTCATTATAGTAGCTACAATCATCAAACAACTTAATCGTATCGGTTTCCTGAAAATATTCTGTCCCGAATTCGGTCGAAGGACATGCTGATGCGATTACCAACACAGGGGCACCCGAACGGTGTGCATCATACACACCATTGATAAGATGTACATGTCCCGGACCGCTGCTTCCCGCACAACAAGCCAATCGTCCAGTTAACTGAGCTTCTGCTCCGGCAGCAAAAGCCCCGGTTTCTTCATGACGTACGTGTACCCACTCTATTTCCCCATTTTTACGTACGGCATCGTTTACTTCGTTCAGGCTATCGCCCGTTACAGCATAAATTCTCTTTACTCCAGCATCAGCCAACATCCCGACTAATTGTTCTGCAACTTTTTTCCCCATATTTATATTTTTTACTTCCGATATATCGGAAGATAAGTAAAACTAACTCCAAACTTGGTTTCAAGATGTATAACAATGTCAAAATCGAAAAGTTTAAGACCGTTCGAGCTTATCCGAGTCCTTCGGTTTATATCCTGAGACGCCATAATACAAAATATACAACTCACCGATAAGTACGATAAACCATGTCCAACGCCAATCGCCGCCAAAGGCGTCTGCTGCAATTCCCTGGAGTAACGGAATGATACCTCCGCCGACAACTCCTATCATCAATGCACCGGAAGCTTTTGCTGTATAAGCTCCCAGCCCGTCGGTAGCAAGCGTTATAATAGCTGGCCACATTACCGAATGAAATAGCCCGATAATCGTAAGTATCCAAGGATTCGAAAGCAGAATAGCCAATAAAAGCAAAACAGCAGAAGCAATGGTAGAAACCAACAACTGCGTTTCTGAAGGTATTTTCTTCAAAAACGAACCGACCAGACGTCCTATAAGCAACAGAGTCCAATAAGTAGCTGCCATGTGGGTAGCTTGCGATGCAAAACCATGTCCTAATTGTAAGGCATACATATTTATATTAGCACCCACCGCTACTTCGATACCTACATAAAAGAACAATCCCCATAAACCTAAACGAGTTTGCCTGAACGACCAAATACTCTTTTGTTTACCTTGAGGAATCTCATTTATCACAGAAGGCAAAGCCGGCATTCGTACTCGTGAAGTTCCCCAGGTCACGATCACCATCATAATAATTATGACGATTACCGGCTTTATAAACTCCGAAGATTGAACCTGAGGTAATGATATTCCGTGAAAAATGAAATAACTGACTATCAAAGGGGCTATTGCCATTCCTATAGAATTAATGGTTCCCCCTATCATCTGCCGTTGAAGAGAGGTGGTATTTCCGACCTGACAAACATCGAGATATAAATTGAGAACTACTTGCAACATTGCAGCCGATACTCCGATTACAAAAGAACCGAGTAGAAAAATAAAAAAACCGAACGAAACAGGTGTTCCACCCAAATGAAGATAAGTAGGATCGTAACGATGTAAAAGAACGGCAAACTCATATATAGCTAGCCCAGATACTAACACTCCTAATGCAACAACAGTAGTTTTACGGTAACCCAAACGTTCGAGCATACGCGTCGCATATCCTTCTGAAAAAGGATATGCCAAAAACCAAGAAAAATTCAGTAACGTAACCAAAGCATTAGTAAAAGGGCTTTCCTTTGGCAACATTGCAGACTGTAAAGGTACCTGGAATTGTTGGTTGATCACAGTAAAAACTCCCACAATAAAATACATTAATAACATCACCATAAACGGCTTTATCTGAGAATTTTGCCGATTGTTTCGTAACTGTCCCATAATTTACATTCTAACAAAAATGATATATAAAACCGCCATAACCAATAAAATCAACATAATACTCCGGATAAGTTTCGGAGACCATGCATTTACAAACCGGACTCCTAAATATCCCCCTAAAGCACTTCCTATACCCATTACAATTCCGTATAACCACTGTACTTGACCTTGCCAAATAAAAATTACCAATGCGACCGGCAAAATCATCAGATTAAGAAATAATTTTAAAGCATCTCCTTTCACCATAGTGTATCCACACTTCAATACCAAAACGGCCAATATCAAGTATGTAAATCCGGCCTGTATAAATCCGCCATACAAACCGATAATAAAGAAAAGTAAAACATTCGTCAATGTAAGTTTGTGTTTTTCATTGCCTGAAATAGCTCGCGTCCATTTATCAGGTTGAAAAAACAAGGCAGCAATCATCAATAATGAAAGTACGAGAATAACAATATTCATCAGATTCTCGGTAAGATAAAAAGCAGCAAGCCAAGCTCCTGCGATCGCTCCGAAAAGTACGGGTAATGTTAATCGTAATCCTTCTTTCAGATCGAGTTGCCGCTTTTTACGGAACATAAGTAAGGAACTTACATCCTGGAATATAATAGCTATACGATTTGTTCCGTTAGCCACACCAGCCGGTAAACCCAGCGACAATAATACCGGAAGTGCCAATAACGACCCTCCCCCTCCGATCACATTTACAATACCGCACAGTATTCCACTACCTAAAAGCAAAAGAATAGATATAAAAGTCATATCATCATATTTTTGCTTTAAACGTCTTGCCTCTTACATTTGTTTATACCGGCGTATTCACAAATCGAAAAAGATAAAAAGACGATCCGGGATCTTCGTGATTCCGGATCGTCTTTTTAATCTTATTTTCATCATTATAAAGTAAGAAGTTCGGGAGGGATAGACATGTAAATTATTTTATTTTCCTCATCGACCGATACAACAAAATCATCATTGGCCGGAATCAGCACTTCTTTTCCCTCATGTTCTACAACAAAAAGTATGTTTATCGTAGCATCGTCGATATCAATTATTTTTCCCAAAGAACCGAGAGTTGCATCGGAGATAGTATATCCGATAAAATAATCCACTTGAGCCTCTTCAATCTCTTCCTCATCGCCAAGATACGTTTTCGGGAAATATACCGTTAAATTGGTAAAGAGACGCGCCTCTTCTTCAGTATCTATATCTTCGAACTTTATCAATGCCGACGTATCGCTTTTAAAACGATATTCTTCGATAAAAAACGGCACGAAAATTCCGTCTATTTCACAAACAAGATAAGGACATTCGGTGCGATCGAAAATATCATCGGTAAAAATAAAAGAAACCTCACCATGTATCCCGTGCGGTTTATTGAATGTTCCTATTTTTATCAGCTCGTCTCTTTTAATCATTTTATATAATTATAAACGGGTAATACGGGCTCCGATAGCATTCAAACGTTTATCTATTTCCTGATATCCTCTGTCGATCTGATCGATATTATGGATCGTACTCGTACCCTCTGCCGACATAGCTGCTATAAGCAATGCGATACCGGCTCTGATATCGGGAGAAACCATAACCGACGATTTCAAAGTACGCGCACGACCTTGTCCTATTACCGCAGCCCGGTGCGGATCACATAAAATAATTTGTGCTCCCATGTCGATGAGTTTATCGACGAAGAACAAACGACTTTCGAACATTTTTTGATGAATAAGCACACTCCCTTTAGCTTGTGTCGCCACTACCAAAAAAACACTCAACAAGTCGGGGGTAAGTCCCGGCCAGGGAGCATCGGAAAATGTCATGATAGAACCATCTATAAATGTTTCTATCTCATACGTATCGTGACGAGGAATATGTATATCGTCTCCTATTTGTTCCACACAAACACCCATTCTCCTAAAACTGTCGGGTATAATGCCGAGATCTTTATAGGATACATTTTTCAGAGTAATATCAGAACCGGTCATCGCAGCCATTCCGATAAAAGAACCGACTTCAATCATATCGGGTAATATCGTATGCTTGCAACCCTTCAAAGAATCTACCCCTTCAATCGTCAGCAAATTAGATCCTATTCCGGATATTTTCGCCCCCATTTTATTCAGCATTTTCGATAACTGCTGCAAATAAGGTTCACAAGCCGCATTATAAATAGTAGTAGATCCTTTAGCTAGTACAGCCGCCATCAGTATATTTGCCGTTCCTGTTAC of Coprobacter tertius contains these proteins:
- a CDS encoding MFS transporter → MGQLRNNRQNSQIKPFMVMLLMYFIVGVFTVINQQFQVPLQSAMLPKESPFTNALVTLLNFSWFLAYPFSEGYATRMLERLGYRKTTVVALGVLVSGLAIYEFAVLLHRYDPTYLHLGGTPVSFGFFIFLLGSFVIGVSAAMLQVVLNLYLDVCQVGNTTSLQRQMIGGTINSIGMAIAPLIVSYFIFHGISLPQVQSSEFIKPVIVIIIMMVIVTWGTSRVRMPALPSVINEIPQGKQKSIWSFRQTRLGLWGLFFYVGIEVAVGANINMYALQLGHGFASQATHMAATYWTLLLIGRLVGSFLKKIPSETQLLVSTIASAVLLLLAILLSNPWILTIIGLFHSVMWPAIITLATDGLGAYTAKASGALMIGVVGGGIIPLLQGIAADAFGGDWRWTWFIVLIGELYILYYGVSGYKPKDSDKLERS
- the murA gene encoding UDP-N-acetylglucosamine 1-carboxyvinyltransferase gives rise to the protein MASFVIEGGHCLHGELVPQGAKNEALQIICATLLTPEEVKIYNIPDILDVNNLIQLLRDMGVEVNHIGVNAYSFKAENVNLDYLHSEDFMKRSASLRGSVMIVGPLVARYGFAVIPKPGGDKIGRRRLDTHFIGIQKLGADFTYSSSQHIYEITAKELKGSYMLLDEASVTGTANILMAAVLAKGSTTIYNAACEPYLQQLSKMLNKMGAKISGIGSNLLTIEGVDSLKGCKHTILPDMIEVGSFIGMAAMTGSDITLKNVSYKDLGIIPDSFRRMGVCVEQIGDDIHIPRHDTYEIETFIDGSIMTFSDAPWPGLTPDLLSVFLVVATQAKGSVLIHQKMFESRLFFVDKLIDMGAQIILCDPHRAAVIGQGRARTLKSSVMVSPDIRAGIALLIAAMSAEGTSTIHNIDQIDRGYQEIDKRLNAIGARITRL
- a CDS encoding thiamine pyrophosphate-dependent enzyme encodes the protein MGKKVAEQLVGMLADAGVKRIYAVTGDSLNEVNDAVRKNGEIEWVHVRHEETGAFAAGAEAQLTGRLACCAGSSGPGHVHLINGVYDAHRSGAPVLVIASACPSTEFGTEYFQETDTIKLFDDCSYYNEMAVTPKQLPRMLQGAMQAAISEKGVGVIGLPGDLAAKEAVEIETAMNPFKTAPETKPDRQVLEKLASFLNRAQKVTLYCGIGAKDAHTELVELSKKLNAPVAYTFKSKMEIQYDNPNEVGLTGLLGMPSGYFSMQEAEILLLLGTDFPYANFMPENNIIVQIDTKAERIGRRAKVDMGICGDVKDTLEALLPLIEQKKDNSFLKEQLSRYKSVKKNLESYIKEQGSIDRIHPEYVAAVIDSLAADDAIFTVDTGMSCVWGARYLHATGKRKMLGSFNHGSMANAMPQAIGAAFAYPGREVIAICGDGGISMLLGDLATIVQYKLPIKIIVFNNRALGMVKLEMEVAGLPDWQTDMYNPDFFLIAKAMGMEGFTISHPDEVVSVLPKALASEGPVLVNVMTDPNALAMPPKIELGQMIGFAQSMFKLMINGRTKEVIDTINSNFHHWKEVL
- a CDS encoding sulfite exporter TauE/SafE family protein, which encodes MTFISILLLLGSGILCGIVNVIGGGGSLLALPVLLSLGLPAGVANGTNRIAIIFQDVSSLLMFRKKRQLDLKEGLRLTLPVLFGAIAGAWLAAFYLTENLMNIVILVLSLLMIAALFFQPDKWTRAISGNEKHKLTLTNVLLFFIIGLYGGFIQAGFTYLILAVLVLKCGYTMVKGDALKLFLNLMILPVALVIFIWQGQVQWLYGIVMGIGSALGGYLGVRFVNAWSPKLIRSIMLILLVMAVLYIIFVRM
- a CDS encoding molybdenum cofactor guanylyltransferase, which gives rise to MIKPEITGLVLAGGKSSRFGSNKALATLQGKTFLHKAFTLIQPFCYEVYVSGNGEWYDISKYPIIPDIIPGMGPLGGIWSVMQQVNAKYLLVHTCDMPLMTPWMIRRLIEEGGGYEAVFWKQEDGKIQLFPSLFSIDFFPVINRMISQHEFSLNKLLPAYGVKMLEAKDTECKSFFNMNYFSDYKLLENNMPVDW
- the rimM gene encoding ribosome maturation factor RimM (Essential for efficient processing of 16S rRNA), with the protein product MIKRDELIKIGTFNKPHGIHGEVSFIFTDDIFDRTECPYLVCEIDGIFVPFFIEEYRFKSDTSALIKFEDIDTEEEARLFTNLTVYFPKTYLGDEEEIEEAQVDYFIGYTISDATLGSLGKIIDIDDATINILFVVEHEGKEVLIPANDDFVVSVDEENKIIYMSIPPELLTL